The Cryobacterium roopkundense sequence TTCGATCTTGAGTTGATCGCGCACGCTCTGGAACGCGATGGCGGAATCGACGCCTACATTCCCGGCCGAGCGGAACTGATCTCCGGCCCGCGTGGCCCCCTCGTCTATGTTGACTACGGCCACAGTCCCGACGCTTTCCTGAATACCCTCGCGGCGATCCGAAAGTTCACGCCCGGGCGTCTCATCATGCTCTTCGGGGCAGACGGAGACCGGGATACCACCAAGCGCGCTGATATGGGTGCCATCGCTGCCAGAGGAGCGGATGTAGTGGTCATCACGGATTTCCACCCGCGGTACGAGGACCCCGCGAGCATCCGAGCCACCCTGCTCTCGGCAGCCAGGGAGGCAATGCCCGCCGGGGAATTCTACGAGGTTCCGAATCCCCAGGCAGCATTTCGCAAGGCACTCTCGCTTGCCGGTGAAGGTGACGCCATCCTGTACGCTGGCCCGGGCCACGAAAACTACCATGAGGTTGCCGGTGTGAAAATTCCCTATTCTGCTCGCGACGATTCTCGCCAGGCACTCCGCGACGCGGGGTGGCTGTAAATGATCGCCCTCTCCCTCCGTCAGGTCACCGAGGCTACGGCCGGTGTGCTGCATCTGGCCGCCGGCACCGTCGATGACCGGTCGATGATTTCCGGCACCGTACAAACCGATTCCCGTGAAGTCACGCCCGGATCGATCTTCGTCGCCAAACCCGGCGAGGTCACCGACGGGCACCTGTTCGCCCCGACCGCGGTGGAACGCGGCGCCGAGCTCCTCATCGTGGAACGCCTCCTCGACCTTCCGGTGGCTCAGATCGTGGTCGCCGACGTCGTCGTGGCGTTGGGCGCCCTGGCATCTGACGTTGTCGCCCGCGTGCGCTCCGCAGGACGCTTGAAAGTCGTCGGCGTCACGGGGTCTAACGGCAAGACGACGACGAAGAACCTCCTGCGCGAGATCCTCGAACGGGTCGGTCCGACGGTCGCGCCGCGCGGTTCCTTCAACAATCAGGTCGGCGCGCCGATGACCATGCTCGAGGTCACGCACGAGACCGAATACCTCGTGGTGGAGATGGGCGCCAGCGGGGTGGGTGCCATTGCACGGTTGGTCGACCTGGTGCGCCCGGACATCGGCATCGTTCTGACAGTCGGCCTGGCTCACGCCGGCGAATTCGGCGGCCTCGACGCGACAGTTCTGGCCAAGTCCGAGATGGTGACCGAGCTTCTGCCCACGGATGTCGCGGTTCTCAATGCCGATGACCCTCGTGTCGCGGGAATGAGCGCTGTGACGCACGCCCGTGTCGTGCCGTTCGGAGAATACGGCAACGCCGTTGTGCGCGCCACCGACGTGCGAGCAGGCCGCAGCGGTACGTCCTTCATCCTTCACCTCGCCTCTGGCCAGAGCAGCCCGGTGGTTTTCCGCGTTCTCGGCGAACACCACATCACGAATGCCCTCGCTGCGGCTGCGGCCGCGGAGGTGCTCGGTGTTCCGCTCGACACGATTGTGGCAGCCTTGGAGTCCGTGCGGAAGGCGGAGCGTTGGCGGATGGAGGTACTGGGCGGCCGTGACGGGATCACCGTCATCAACGACGCATACAACGCGAGTCCGGACTCCATGACCGCCGCGCTGAAGACGTTGGCCCAGATCCAGGAGCCGGACACCCGCACCATCGCGGTGCTCGGGGAGATGGCAGAACTCGGGGCTCTGGCGGGGGAGGAACATGACCGCGTTGGGCTTCTCGCTGTACGGCTCAATATTTCCCAGGTCGTGGTGGTCGGCGCGGGTGCCCGCCGAATGCATATCAGCACCATCAACGAGGGATCCTGGGACGGCGAATCTGCCTATGTCGACACGGCGGACGAAGCCTTCGAGCTCGTACGCACGATAGTGCGGCCCGGCGACACCATTCTGGTGAAATCATCGAATTCCGCGGGACTGCGTTTCCTGGGCGACCGGTTGGGAGACCTTTACTCGTGAGAGCACTACTGCTGGCCGGCGCACTGTCGCTCGCCTTCACACTTTTTCTGACACCCCTCTTCATCCGGTTGTTCCATAAACTCGGCTGGGGCCAGTTCATTCGCGACGACGGTCCCAAAAGCCACCATGCCAAGCGCGGCACGGCGACCATGGGTGGCATCATCCTGATCTTCGGCGTGGTGATCAGCTTCTTCACCGCAAAGCTCACCCAGGGCGAGCCGATTACAGCCTCACCGCTCCTCGTGCTCTTCATGATGGTGGGCCTCGGGCTGGTCGGGTTCGTTGACGACTTCCTCAAGACCAGAAATCAACGGAGCCTGGGCTTGGGCGGCTGGTCGAAGATCGCCGGCCAGGTCATCGTGGCGAGTGTCTTCGCCTGGCTGTCCCTGCAGTTTCCGAACAAGAACGGGCTGACGCCCGCGTCCACACATGTGTCGTTCATCCGTGACACGCCGCTGGATTTCATGAGCCTCGGCGCCATCGCCGGGCTGATCCTTTTCATCCTCTGGATCTGCGTGATCGTGGCGGCCACCTCAAACAGCGTCAATGTGACAGACGGCCTTGATGGCCTTGCCACCGGTTCCTCCATCCTGGCGATCGGTTCCTTCATCGTCATTGGTTTCTGGCAGTTCAACCAGTCCTGTTTCAATGGCGGAGCCGACGCGACCGACCTGTACAGGTGTTACGAGATTCGTGACCCCCTCGACCTGGCCGTGGTATCGGCGGCCATAGTCGGAGGGCTCATCGGATTCCTCTGGTGGAACACATCCCCGGCGAAGATCTTCCTCGGCGACACCGGATCCCTCGCCATCGGCGGCGCCCTCGCCGCCCTGGCCATTCTGAGCCGCACGGAGCTTCTGCTCGTCCTCATCGGCGGCCTGTTCGTGATCGAGTCCGGATCCGTGATCGTGCAGCGCGCTTACTTCAAGATCACCCGTGGAAAGCGCATCTTCCTAATGAGCCCCATCCACCACCACTTCGAGCTCAAGGGCTGGGCCGAAGTCACCGTCGTCGTGCGATTCTGGATCATCGGCGGACTGCTGGTTGCGGCCGGAGTCGGAACCTTCTACCTTGAATGGCTCTCCGCGGTGCCGACGCCGTGAGCGACCTCGAGAACCGCCTCGAGCACCTTACGAGCTGGCAGTCCGACTGGTCGGCTCTTCGAGTGGCTGTGCTGGGCCTGGGCGTCACTGGTTTCGCCGCAGCGGATACCCTCGCTGAGCTGGGGGCGGATGTTCTCGTCGTCGCGTCCGCCGCGCCCGACGAGCGAACCCAACTGCTCAATGTGCTCGGGGTCGCGCTCGTGCAGTCCGACCTCACCGACGTTCCCGACGAGCTATCGGCGCACCGTCCCGAACTGCTGATCGTTTCCCCGGGATTCCACCCCGACCACGTGCTGCTGCAGTGGGCTGCGGCGCGGGGCATCGCCGTCTGGGGTGACATCGAACTCGCCTGGCGTCTGAGGGACAAGGTCGGCATTCCCGCCGAGTGGCTGCTCGTCACGGGCACCAACGGCAAGACCACGACGGTTCAGCTGGCGGCCACGATGTTGGCGGCCGCGGGGCATCGCGTCGCGCCGTGCGGCAATATCGGGGTGCCCGTGCTCGACGCCATCCGAGACCCGCGCGGCTGGGACGTTCTGGTTGTCGAGCTCTCCAGCTACCAGTTGCACCACCTGCCGCGCTCGGGACCCGGCGCACTCGCACCGTGGTCGAGCCTCTGCCTCAATGTCGCCGACGACCACCTCGATTGGCACGGCTCTGCAGCCGCCTATCGGGAGGCGAAGTCGACCGTTTATGCGAACACCGGAGTTGCCTGCATCTACAACAAAGCGGATGCCGCGACGCTGCACATGGTCGAAAACGCCGAGGTGCAGGAGGGGGCGCGCGCGATCGGATTCGGTCTCGGAGTTCCCGGTCCCAGTGAGCTGGGCATCGTCGAGGGAATCCTGTGTGATCGCGCGTTCCTCGACGACCGCTTCGACCGTGCGCTCGAGCTGACCACGGTGACCGAGCTCGCCGGAGCCGGCCTCGCCGCGCCCCACGTCATCGCCGACGTGTTGGCCGCCAGCGCCCTCGCCCGTTCGTTCGGGGTGGAGCCTGGCACGATTCGCGACGCGCTACTGACCTTCCACCTCGATGCGCACCGCATCGAGGTGGTCGCCCTTCAGAACAACATTCAGTGGATCGATGATTCCAAGGCCACCAACCCGCACGCAGCGGACGCTTCTCTCGCCGCCTTCGATTCGGTCGTGTGGATTGTGGGCGGACTGCTCAAGGGCGTGGACGTGAACGACCTGGTGCGCAAGCACGCGGCGCGCCTGTCCGGGGCGGTCATTATCGGTGTCGACAGGACTCCGCTGCGGGAAGCATTTGCGCGACACGCGCCGCTGGTGCGCGTTTTTGAGATCGATTCGGATGACACTGAAGATGTGATGCCGAGTGCTGTCAGGATGGCCGCCACCGTCGCGAAGCCGGGCGACGTCGTGTTGCTCGCACCGGCCGCCGCCTCGATGGACCAGTTCGACAATTACGCGGCACGCGGCACGGCATTCAACCAGGCGGTCCACACATTTCTCGGGAGGTAACGCTATGACGAACTCTCCCCGTACCCGGAACCGCCCCACGCCGGGGGCCGCAGCGCACCCTGCGACGCCCCTCACTGGCGCGTCGGCCCGGATCACCCTCGGACGAGTGTTCACGGCAGAGTCCGGCAACTATTTCCTCCTCCTCGGCACGACCCTGTTCCTCGTTGCCTTCGGTCTGGTCATGGTCTTGTCGTCCTCCTCGGTCGATTCGTACCTGGCCGATGCTGGATTCTTCGGCGGACTTCTGCGACAGGGAGGCTTTGCGCTCATAGGTGTGCCGCTCATGCTCGTGGCCAGCCGCATGCCCATCACGTTCTGGAAACGGATGGCCTGGCCCGCGCTGCTCGTCACGTCTTTTCTGCAATGCCTCGTGGTTTTCACCCCGATGGGATACGAGATCGCGGGCAACACGAACTGGCTGTCTATCGGTGGCATTCAATTTCAGCCCTCCGAAGGAATCAAGATGGCCCTCGTCATCTGGCTCGGCATGATTCTGGAGCAGAAGCGAGACCACCTCGACGACTGGCGCCACGTCTTCATCCCCGTCTTTGGCGTGGGCGGCGGTGCCGTGCTGCTCGTCATGATCGGTGGGGACCTCGGAACGGTCATGATCATGGCCGGGATCCTGTTCGGTGCCCTGTTCTTCGCCGGCGTGAAGTTCCGCCTGCTCATCATTCCAGTGGTAGCGGGGATCGGCGGTGCGCTGGTGCTTGCCCTCACGAGCAGCAACCGCCTGACGCGCATCATGAGCTTCGTCAACGAGGGCTGTGACCAGCTCAACGGCGCCATCTCCGCCAGTTGTTGGCAGCCGCTGCACGGCACGTGGGCCCTGGCTAACGGTGGAATCTTTGGTGTCGGTCTTGGCAACTCGAAGGCCAAATGGTCGTGGCTGCCGGCCGCGGACAACGACTACATCTTCGCCATCGTCGGCGAGGAACTGGGGCTGATCGGTGCCGTGGTTGTGCTGGGAATGTTCATTCTGCTCGCCTTCGCTTTTCTGCGCATCATGCGTTCGAGCACATCCGTGATGGCGCGCATCACGACATCCGCTGTCATGGTGTGGATCATCGGGCAGGCCTTCGTCAACATCGGGGTGGTGCTCGGCGTCTTCCCCGTGCTCGGGGTTCCGCTGCCGCTGATCTCCGCGGGAGGCACAGCTCTGCTGACCACGCTCGTGGCGATTGGGATCGTGTTGTCTTTTGCACGGGGACAGCACTCAGGGAGCACTCAACGATGACCACGTATCTTCTGGCTGGCGGCGGAACCGCCGGTCACGTCAATCCGCTGCTCGCGGTGGCCGATGCTCTGCGAGCGCGGGAACCCGAAGCGGTTGTCATCGCGCTCGGCACTGAGGAAGGCCTTGAGGCGCGACTCGTGCCTGCCCGCGGCTATGAACTGGTCTTCGTTCCCCGGGTGCCGTTTCCGCGTCGTCCCAACCGCCAGGCACTGGGCTTTCCGGGTCGCTTCCACCGCGCAGTGGCCGGCGTTGCGGAACTCATCCGCGAACGCCAGGTCGATGTCGTCGTGGGATTTGGCGGATTCGTCTCCACGCCCGCCTATCTTGCAGCGAGGCGCCTGCGCGTGCCGATAGCGATCCATGAAGCGAACGCGAAACCGGGGCTGGCCAACAGGCTCGGTGCCCGCTTCACCGAGCACGTCGGAGTGGCCTTCGCCGATACTCCCATTCGGCACGCTCAATTCGTGGGGATGCCGCTCCGTCCCGAAATTGAAAACCTCGATCGAGCGGCCGTCCGGAGCGAGGCCGAAGCTTTGTTCGGACTGGAGCCCGGACGAAAGACCCTGCTCGTGACCGGGGGGTCGCTTGGTGCTCGGCGGTTGAATTCCACTCTTGTGCAGTCGGGGCCGCTACTAGTCGCCGCGGGATGGCAGGTTCTTCACATCACCGGCGAACGGGGCGAAGTGCAGGATCCGGGCCTGGAGCACTACCGCATGATCGCCTATTGCGATCGAATGGACCTCGCCCTGGCCGTCGCTGATTGCGCCGTTTCTCGGGCAGGGGCCGCGACAGTCAGCGAGTTGTGCGCCCTGGGTATTCCGGCCGTCTACGTACCGTATCCAGTGGGGAACGGGGAGCAGCGGTTCAATGCGGCCGATGCGGTTCGAGCAGGCGGCGCCATCCTCGTAGAGGATGCACTCTTTCTGCCGAACTGGATCGCCGAGGAGCTCGTCCCCCTGTTGGGCGACGGCCTGCGCCTCGGTACCATGGGCAGGGCGGCGGCTTCGGTCGGTGTGCGAGACGGATCAGCACGAATGCTCGAACTCATCGACCGGGCCCGCTAGCTCACATGCCACCCCCAGCGCGTAACGTTGCTGGGGCTGAACCCCACCCGCACCTGTTTCGCCCCAAGCCGAGAAGAGCGTACACAACCGTGATCAAACCCGACCTCACACTGACCATCGGCGACGATCTGGGCGCGGTGCACTTCGTCGGTATCGGTGGCTCCGGGATGAGCGGCATTGCCCGGCTGTTCCTCGGGCAGGGCCACACCGTGACGGGCTCCGATGTTCGGGAGTCGGACAACGTTCTCGCGCTTCGGGCACTGGGTGCACACATCCAGATCGGGCACGACGCGGCGAATGTGGGCGACGCGGACACTCTCGTCGTCACGGGCGCACTGTGGCAGGACAACCCAGAGTACGTGCTGGCCACCGAGCGTGGCATCCCCGTCCTCCACCGTGCGCAGGCTCTGGCCTGGCTGATTCAGCACCAGCGACTCGTCGCCGTTGCCGGTGCTCACGGCAAAACCACGTCGACGGGCATGATCGTTACGGGCCTGCTCGGGCTGGGACACGACCCGAGCTTCGTCAACGGGGGAGTGATCGAATCGCTCGGAGTGAGCTCGGCCGGCGGAACCGAGGATCTTTTCGTTGTCGAAGCCGACGAATCCGATGGGTCATTTCTGCTCTACAACACGAACATCGCACTCGTTACCAACGTGGACCCCGATCACCTCGATCACTACGGGTCGTTGGAAGCCTTTGAAGCCGCGTTCGTGGAGTTCTCTTGCAACTCC is a genomic window containing:
- a CDS encoding UDP-N-acetylmuramoyl-tripeptide--D-alanyl-D-alanine ligase, giving the protein MIALSLRQVTEATAGVLHLAAGTVDDRSMISGTVQTDSREVTPGSIFVAKPGEVTDGHLFAPTAVERGAELLIVERLLDLPVAQIVVADVVVALGALASDVVARVRSAGRLKVVGVTGSNGKTTTKNLLREILERVGPTVAPRGSFNNQVGAPMTMLEVTHETEYLVVEMGASGVGAIARLVDLVRPDIGIVLTVGLAHAGEFGGLDATVLAKSEMVTELLPTDVAVLNADDPRVAGMSAVTHARVVPFGEYGNAVVRATDVRAGRSGTSFILHLASGQSSPVVFRVLGEHHITNALAAAAAAEVLGVPLDTIVAALESVRKAERWRMEVLGGRDGITVINDAYNASPDSMTAALKTLAQIQEPDTRTIAVLGEMAELGALAGEEHDRVGLLAVRLNISQVVVVGAGARRMHISTINEGSWDGESAYVDTADEAFELVRTIVRPGDTILVKSSNSAGLRFLGDRLGDLYS
- the mraY gene encoding phospho-N-acetylmuramoyl-pentapeptide-transferase — its product is MRALLLAGALSLAFTLFLTPLFIRLFHKLGWGQFIRDDGPKSHHAKRGTATMGGIILIFGVVISFFTAKLTQGEPITASPLLVLFMMVGLGLVGFVDDFLKTRNQRSLGLGGWSKIAGQVIVASVFAWLSLQFPNKNGLTPASTHVSFIRDTPLDFMSLGAIAGLILFILWICVIVAATSNSVNVTDGLDGLATGSSILAIGSFIVIGFWQFNQSCFNGGADATDLYRCYEIRDPLDLAVVSAAIVGGLIGFLWWNTSPAKIFLGDTGSLAIGGALAALAILSRTELLLVLIGGLFVIESGSVIVQRAYFKITRGKRIFLMSPIHHHFELKGWAEVTVVVRFWIIGGLLVAAGVGTFYLEWLSAVPTP
- the murD gene encoding UDP-N-acetylmuramoyl-L-alanine--D-glutamate ligase, whose product is MALRGADAVSDLENRLEHLTSWQSDWSALRVAVLGLGVTGFAAADTLAELGADVLVVASAAPDERTQLLNVLGVALVQSDLTDVPDELSAHRPELLIVSPGFHPDHVLLQWAAARGIAVWGDIELAWRLRDKVGIPAEWLLVTGTNGKTTTVQLAATMLAAAGHRVAPCGNIGVPVLDAIRDPRGWDVLVVELSSYQLHHLPRSGPGALAPWSSLCLNVADDHLDWHGSAAAYREAKSTVYANTGVACIYNKADAATLHMVENAEVQEGARAIGFGLGVPGPSELGIVEGILCDRAFLDDRFDRALELTTVTELAGAGLAAPHVIADVLAASALARSFGVEPGTIRDALLTFHLDAHRIEVVALQNNIQWIDDSKATNPHAADASLAAFDSVVWIVGGLLKGVDVNDLVRKHAARLSGAVIIGVDRTPLREAFARHAPLVRVFEIDSDDTEDVMPSAVRMAATVAKPGDVVLLAPAAASMDQFDNYAARGTAFNQAVHTFLGR
- the ftsW gene encoding putative lipid II flippase FtsW, with the protein product MTNSPRTRNRPTPGAAAHPATPLTGASARITLGRVFTAESGNYFLLLGTTLFLVAFGLVMVLSSSSVDSYLADAGFFGGLLRQGGFALIGVPLMLVASRMPITFWKRMAWPALLVTSFLQCLVVFTPMGYEIAGNTNWLSIGGIQFQPSEGIKMALVIWLGMILEQKRDHLDDWRHVFIPVFGVGGGAVLLVMIGGDLGTVMIMAGILFGALFFAGVKFRLLIIPVVAGIGGALVLALTSSNRLTRIMSFVNEGCDQLNGAISASCWQPLHGTWALANGGIFGVGLGNSKAKWSWLPAADNDYIFAIVGEELGLIGAVVVLGMFILLAFAFLRIMRSSTSVMARITTSAVMVWIIGQAFVNIGVVLGVFPVLGVPLPLISAGGTALLTTLVAIGIVLSFARGQHSGSTQR
- a CDS encoding UDP-N-acetylglucosamine--N-acetylmuramyl-(pentapeptide) pyrophosphoryl-undecaprenol N-acetylglucosamine transferase encodes the protein MTTYLLAGGGTAGHVNPLLAVADALRAREPEAVVIALGTEEGLEARLVPARGYELVFVPRVPFPRRPNRQALGFPGRFHRAVAGVAELIRERQVDVVVGFGGFVSTPAYLAARRLRVPIAIHEANAKPGLANRLGARFTEHVGVAFADTPIRHAQFVGMPLRPEIENLDRAAVRSEAEALFGLEPGRKTLLVTGGSLGARRLNSTLVQSGPLLVAAGWQVLHITGERGEVQDPGLEHYRMIAYCDRMDLALAVADCAVSRAGAATVSELCALGIPAVYVPYPVGNGEQRFNAADAVRAGGAILVEDALFLPNWIAEELVPLLGDGLRLGTMGRAAASVGVRDGSARMLELIDRAR